The Cottoperca gobio unplaced genomic scaffold, fCotGob3.1 fCotGob3_240arrow_ctg1, whole genome shotgun sequence DNA window GCAGTTTCCCTGAGTGAGATGTGCTCGGAGAAGAATTACTATGCAAATTGTACGGTTGTGGAAAGCATACACAAATCACTGCTGTGCTGACCGTCGCCCTGGAGCTAAAATGGAATAGCAGGAAGCCATGGGAGTGAACAAATAGCTTTCCTTATCCTGGAGGCCAGTGCTCTGTCACTGTGCAGCTGGACACTTGGCTCCCTGGAACAGAGATTATCGTTTTTCAAATCCAAAGTAGCCATTGTCTCAGTACAATATCAATGCCAGAGGGAGAATTAGGAACATCGTGCAGCTGGATAACCTCTGGGAAGAAGAGGCATTCACATACAACTCCTCTCTGTCATTTTTAGGGTCATAGTCTTCATCCTCGTAGATGTCATCCACATCAGGCTGGTCTGAAATAACAATGTGGTCTCCTATGGAGCAAAGTTTACTCATGTTCTCCTTCACCACTTCACAGAAAGGCCTCTCCACCCCATCGCAAACACAGCGGTTCAGCAGCATGCCATTTGGGATGAACAGCATCTGCTGAATGGTGGCTTTACACTTGGAGGAGCACTTCCTGCCATTGAACAGCTGCCCGCAGTATGACAAGTAGGCCGTGAGGGAGGTGTGGCATTTGCTGTCTTCCTCGCAGCGCTGCCGGGCCTCCATGCAGCCTATCCCCCCGGCATCGCTCGGGTGTCGCCGGGGGAGGCACGGCTCTATGGTGCGCTTGGCGGCGAGGCACTCCAGATCCTGTGCGCAGTCGCAGGTCTCCAGGTCCGGCCCGCTGCGGGTGTGATTCAGCCTGATCAGCGCGTTGATACAGTGGCTCGGACACTGCCTCCTCGTCCCCCTGATGTTACCTTCACACGCTGCTAAGTATTGACTGTATGCAAGATCGCACTCGGGCTCCTCGTGGCACCGAAGGAGCGCCTGCCAGCAGATTAGCTGGGCATCTAAGGCCACCAGCACCCATGGGAGAAGTGCCAGGGCGCTGCACCAACATTTCATGCTTGGATGGAGTTCTAGCTCGGTGACGTGCACTTTCTCCACCAGCACATTAGGATCAGGACAATGTACACACTGAATCTCACAGACTGGGCTTCATAAGTATTCCATACATGCGTTTTGCAACCAACCcagtagaagaaaaaaacacttggTCCTTTATAAATTATCCTCGAAAGTGCTCGTAACTCAACTTGTCCTCCTCCTAGTGAGCTTTGCAGCAGAAGTCAGGATCTGACTCAGGGAAATCACCACGCGTGGctgcaaagaaaaaacagaaacagcgCAGAAACAGTCATTCCGGAAAGCATGTCCGTTCAAAAGTGGGAAATAATACTCCAAAGTGCAGCCCGGGTCTGCTCCATGCCACCGGTGCAGATATGAGGTGGACACTGAAACGCGCCACAGCGCTATCCAAAGTTAACGCGCACTCTTACCACAGTTATTGTCCACAACTCAGTCTGTACACTCATCTTTCTTGCCATTGTTACTTTCGACTCGTCTTCTCAACTCTGCCACTTTTAACATCCATCCACGCATTccgatgttgttgttttctttttgtttagttgGAAGAGGTTTCTGCCTGTCGCGTTTTGTCCCGCTATGTGCGTCTttgtccctcttcttgctgttACGTTTCACGGTCCGCCGAGCATTTCCCCACAACACCCCTCCTTctgtggagaaaaagaaagaaaagttttcctcccccccccccccccccctctctctctctctctctctcacacacacacacactcgctctcaTTTACAATCCTGCCCACCGATTGGTCGTCATTGAGGAGTCAGCCGTGGGACCCAGTTCCAGGCGGACAGCAGCACAGCTCTGCACAAATCCTCTCACTACACGACGAGATAGGCTggatataaaacatgtttatgattGTCCTTGCATGAAACCCAGGATCTGTGTGGTCCCCTGTCCTCTCGTAGCAAAACACAAGTGGAAGGGGGGAGGCAGGGGAAGGGGAAAGGGGGCTTGCAAAACGCATTCCTTTGCAAGTAGCTCACATCTGCAAATTCACTGCTCCAACTTTCAGCGcggaaaaacaaatgtgttcctTTAAAGCCACAGACAGAACAGCGGGAACCTCTGTGATATCTGCCTCTCCGTTGAGAGTTTTCACTCAATGGTTCTCGCTAAttgtcgcccccccccccccccccgtccacTCCCCCCGTCCTGCCTCACATTCTGCATAGTTTTTTAAGCCCCGATTGATGGAGGAGAATGGGAGAGAATAGTATTTTCTGGACCGTTTCACCCCAATTGTGTCAGATTGGCCATGCAGTAGCCCAGTGTCTTTCCAGGCTGCAGATTGTCCACGCACTGCGGCCTATCAATAGAGAGAGGTTTCAGCATCAATATATTTTACAGCTATCCCCTTTCACTCCACACTTGAGAACTACCAACAGCCCAGGCTTTTCTGCCATTGAAATGCTAAATaacttgattttgttttgttttgtctccacTGAGAAGCTGTGCCAGAGCTGCACAAGCTCCATAAAAGCAGATGGATGCCCGACCTGAGATCTGAGCACAACATTCACAGAACTGCAGCTCAGAATCTAAAGCAGgcatatcattattattattattattagacctACAGTATTCATGTGTATGAACTATCAGAAACCACAAATGACACCAGTCTTTGTTTCTATGAAAtcacaaagtgtgtttttatcttttatattcATGAGgacactttattaggtacagcTGTGGCATAAATTCTGCCTCTATAAAGTTTATAATTTAAGTTTTTTAATGACCAATGACAATATTTAGAGAGCAGGGCCgatatataataatgttatattgttgttgtttgttttacatctgataaaatacaatcatttaatAATAGGCACAAAGTTGCTGaacttaaatatacatttatacaacacTATTATTGTCTgaactttttaatttattttaaattaaacaataaatcagctaaaataaaacaaaaaaaaatctaaaaataaataatgtaattaacatATTGTACAGGTGCATCTCAGAAAGTGGCCTCTGAGTGTATGTTTCCTGGtggattatttaaatgtgttgtgatgATCACGTATCTTCTAACTGACATGTCAATCATCACCTCAGCCTGTACCTGCACCCCCTCCTGTGTGTAGCTGCGACTGTATTTTGTCTCCACCTGGTGTTCTGGTTGCTGCAAATCGTCGCGGCTCTGAGCAAAAACCACACAAAACCGACAGGAAGTTCATTTTATCCTAAAAATCAATTTATTGCAGTTAAAACTCAGAAATCACTGAAAGACTTTCAGAGGCAGAATGAAAGAGATAATGTCAAACAAAGAAACGGCCAAAGAACCAGAAGAAGCTGCGTGTCATGGCAGACATCTCCTGGAACACAAGAAAATGACgtgtatattattgttattgagttgttgaattattatttcaagtcacacacacacacacacacacacacacacacacacacacacacacacacacacacacacacacacacacacacacacacacacacacacacacaacgcaagCAGTTTTCTTTATGGCTTCTGTTCCATCTGTTAATATGGTCTCATGTTCCCACATGACAGATTCTAGTAGCTCTGTTATAAAAGGACTTGTATGCTTTATATGATCTAAATGTTACGAATATATCTGTTAGCTTTCATTCAGCGAGGAAACTATTTCCTTTTTAAGATAAAAGATGTACTCTTATAAATACCCAAAGAAAGGCGGGGACAGATCTGAAATGAAAGCTGACATCACCTTCTGCTACATGAAATCAAACGGCGTTTATGGATATAgcacaacatcaacaacatcccTCTCGACTCGCACGCGCCTTCACGTTTGGCTAGAAAACAACATGGAGTTACGCAGTAAAGCCCGCAGTGACTGTGTAACACTAAGACCAGCACTCTCAGCCACAGGAcacggtttcttttttttttttacaaagacaCCACTTGACGTATCACATCGTAAACAACACGAATCCACCAGCACAAAACGGCACCACCAGGGGTCATTGAGACGGAggacaggtcaaaggtcatgtgaCAACACTACCCAGCGAGTTGATGGAAACAGAGAAGAACGGCCCGCAGTGGACGGTGTAGGCAAACAGCAGATACATTTACATCTTACACAACATGAATATCGGTATGTGGATTTATACTCACACCACAGTTAACACACTTTGACATATTTGTGCCATTTCCATTATGTTGTGTTTCCAACAAAGGAAACGACTTCTGAAGCATCTACATCTCTCGTCTGAGCAGCGTTCGCTCGATAACCTCTGGATGAAGCACAGAGTCGCTCCCTATGATGGTTACATTTCTTACATAGCACATCTTAGACATCATTGCTCACACAttatttgttgcttttaatAAAACTAGAAGTAAGAAATAAGAAGGCTTCGTCTTCGTGAAAAGTAGCTTACAGATGTTGGAGCTTTAAAGAAGACAACCTTGTACGGACGTCCAAGGCACGCTGAAGTACGAAGaaagctatttaaaaaagaaaaagcctctATAATGATATGTCTGATAGGTCTAGGAAAAGACTTATAACTCAGATTAATGCAGCTCACAGGGAGCTTTAATCAGGGCACCGGGGGGCCAACATCAGTAAGCTACTTATGACAAAAACCTGCCTCATTTGTTGCTCTCCATGAATATTGCCCATCTTGTGCTTTTGTACGTGGAATATAAATCACCCCACAAACGGCTCCTTCGTCTTATTTTTCctcaaataaatgacaaatcTTCCCAAAttcaacaccacacacacacacacacacacacacacacacacacacacacacacacacacacacggcctcCTCACATGAGCCCTGTGCacgtgtgttttcatttcacacacactcacacactcacacacactcacacgcacacgtcTGAAACCTCTGCTGCAGAATCGTATTGTGTTATCACTGGTCACGTGAGGcacagggaggggggggcttAGGGTATGAAGAGAGTAAAGGATTTAATAGATATTTCTCAGAAGACGAGCCGCTCTAAAGGCAGAAATAATCTCACTGGTTGAGTGCAGATGACATTCATGACTTCTCTGAAGGTCGACCTGAGAGCTAAGTGAACTAGCTCACCTCGATGACGTTATGGCAACAATGAATTATTTTCCCGTTAGAAACTCGAGCCCCAGATTCCAGCTTCCTCATCCTTTACTTTGTTCTCTGCAGGGCTTCTGACTGACTGTTATTATATATGTGGCTCTGCCAAAGACATTCTACTGAAGCTATGTCTACCTCCAGAGCAGCTCTGccttttgaaaaacatttgtacAAGTAACACTCTGATCTTCGGGGGACTTAGAAGTCGGCCACATCACATGAGACTGCAATTCTCCGTCTGCTTTTTGAGGTCTTCCAGTGTGGCCTGGGCTTTGTCCTTCAGCTGGTCGATGTCCACGTTCTGGATGTTGGACAGCTGGCCCAGCACCGACTGCTTGTGCGTCTCCTCCTGGTTGTCCTCAGCGATCATCTTGGCCAGCTCTGTGGGCAACACCACATCGTCCCCCGCCTGCTGGATCTGAGTCTCATCGACCTCGTTCTGAGGTGGacgcacaacaacacaacacatttagatttCAAGCGTTTTAAATTCATACAAATAAAGTACTTGTGTGGATTTTACACGGAAGAAGTACTTTTATTCTAGTAAGAGTAGTAATAACACACGGTAGAAGTGCCAGGAGATAAAGTACTGATTATGGAGAATGGCACATTTAGgagtaatatattatattttgtaattattaatgcattaatgtgtttatcactttaatgtagCAGCTGGGAAAGGTAGGGCTCGTTCTCAtggattattatatttatatattattttacatactGCTtcgtagcttgtgaatttccccATGAGGCCAGTAAAGCCTTATTGACTTAATatcataattattttattgGTTATAGTTTGTATTGTTAATCTGAATCAagtaactgaagctgtcagataaatattACTGAGTAAAAAGTGTgcgggggtgtgtgtgtgtgtgtgtgtgtgtgtgtgtgtgtgtgtgtgtgtgtgtgtgcatgtggtgtgtgtgtgtgcatgtgcgtgtgcgtgtgtgtgtgcgtgtgtgtgtgtgtgtgtgtgtgtgtgtgtgtgtgtgtgtgtgtgtgtgagtgtgtgtgagtgtgtgtgcgtgtgcatgtgcgtgtgcgtgtgtgtgtgcgtgcgtgtgtgtgtgtgtgtgtgtgtgtgagtttaccTTCGGTAGTCTGTACTTGTCCCGGAAATGACTTCTGAGTGTGGCTCTCTCCGCTTTCTTCTGTGCAAAATTGGCTTCTCGTTCTTGTCTGcgagaaaagacaaaacatttgtttggatTCTTTTATCCACGTCCCTCCTGCTCATTATCGCCATGTTGCCATCTCTGCTCTCAGTGCATCACAGGGCTCCTGCTGGACCTCGGAGGCCTTTGAGTTGAGCATTACCACGTCTCCTTTTAGCTGCAGAGCGTGGAGCCGGCAGAAGGTGGAGCGGCAGCAGCGATGCCGTGGGGGCAACAACAGGAAGAGATGTTCAGGAGCCCCAGATGCTGCATCCTGTCAGTGCAGCGCTCCTCTGAGGGATTCCAGTCCTCTCGGGATGTGGACGACTCGAGGTACTAACTCATTACTCCCCCACGTTTAACTGTCCTCCACACGTATCCTGGATTTACACTCTGCCTCCCGAGCTGCACTTAGATTCAACACTCACTTCATTGTCCCACATTAAAGGACATCCACTCATTTTATGCATCcataaaacacaaagtacataGAAGAGGATTATAATACGACGTCATAATAAAACGTACATGGATGCTACAATAGATTAAAACCTAAAATAATGCTTACACTTATATAGTAAATAGTTgatcatcaataaataaatagttataaATAATTGCCTTTTGGACATTCCTCTGACTGTTGTGCAAGTTTCtgcacaaaataatatttaataatatttattttatatatttattacttatttcttcctattttatttctcttactgtgtttgtgtttgcaccaGTTGTCCAAAGTAAACTCACAAACCGGATTCTGATCCAGATTTAGTGTTTTCATCTCACCAGAGTTTCATAACTGTCGTGCGTCTTTGCATCTTCATACACGCCTTGAATCTgaatctgggggggggggtactgaAGCAATTCTTAAATTCTCCACATCCGTCTTGGGGAAACTAAATGTTGGGATACGTCTGATCTTTATCTGTGAGTCTGTTTTGTCTGTTAAAACTCACTCATGTAAACATGTATGTGAGGCCTCCAGCAGAGGGCAGACTGCAGGCTGCTGGCAAAGCTCTCCACTCAACTGTCACTTCAATATTTATGGCTTCAGTGTAGCTCATAATTGTCTCTCGTTAATTGCTAAATTTGCTGAAATGCCTCTAACGTCATGGGTCAACAACACGACATGAAGCCTAACAATCTGGCTGTAAGGCCTGACGCCAGACATCCCGTGAACACAGTGACAGAAGACCACATTGTGAGGGAATCAGTGCggtataataaaataatgacactCTTCAAAGCCACAGAGGCAGAGGTTGTATTCTACGCCTAGAAGGATCAAATCAGCAGCAGAACGTAAAGGCGGGCCgttgggaggagggggggtggtggtgggggggtctGGAGGACCACAGGCATGGTTTGTAAAGTGTTTGTACCCAATGTGTCAGAGGAAGGTCGTTGTATCTGGAGATGCAGCATCCGTGGGAGCCTGAGTTCACTTTGCATTAACATGAGTGGGCCAAACACTGAATGGCACTTGGGCCCATGCAGGGCTCACTTGCAGCCAATGAGTTGTGTCTTCCCCTCTCAAGGGCAAGAGACGGCCAGGGTTGTCACTGTGGCCCGCGTGCTGAGGGTGATAAAATGTCTACATGTGACATGCCAGTGTGAGCCCCCCCCCTCAACCTAATTCTGCTTTAATCTGAGGCAGTATGTGCTTCTCGTGATCTATGCTCATGTTTTGCACCTCTGACTAATAACTCACTTCCACTGAAGGTCACATTGTGACGGCAGAGCGTGAAGCATCACACCGTGCCTCCTGGAGAGCTCGGTGGGCTGAGCCGAGCGTTAATTCTGCCAGAGTTAGGACTTCACTTCCCACTCGGGCTTAAAATGCCTGCCCATAGTACCGTGAGGATAACAGTGATCAGGAAAAGGTGCCAGGGGAACCAGTTGGCTAAACGGCTCCTCCTCCAAAGAGCTGCTGATGTCTACAGTTTGTTGAGAACACAATCAGAATCTAACATTTCTCTGTGATTCTTTATTCCACATTATGTTAAGTTCTTCTATGACCAGTGAACGTCTGATACGTGATGTGGAGTCCTGCTCGAAGGGAAGCATCACACTAATCGATAGTGAGCTGCTGTCTGCCGGGTGAACTCTGTTTGCTAAATGACCTTGTTGTTACCTTATAATGTCGCTCAGTGCGCTCAGGAGACATGACAACATGTAAATCAGGAAACATTAGCATGTACAGAATGACATTACAGGTCAGACACAGAGCACTGATTTAAACATGAAAGCAAGCATGACATACGAATGAGGAGCACAGCTGAGTTCACAGCTATGAATGCATCTacaataaaaagctaaattatgATATAATAAAGGTCATCCTGAATTTATTTTATCCACTTTTTTTGGCTGCCATTCCTGAAGGAATCACAAACATGTAGTAACCAACATGTGATTTATAAAGagaaaaattataatttaatatgaGTTTATAGGTTCGTCTGCCCTCCATAATATCCAAATAGAGGTTTTTAATTTACCACGCAGTCTGACTCATTATTCAGCCGCACGCACAGAAACAGGCGCATGTTTCGCCTCAGGCACGAATCCCTGTAGATATTTCCGTGGAAGAATGATTCCAGGAAATCCCAAATTAAAAATCGGCGTTACACAATTTGCAGAAGCTAAGAGACGGAGAGCTCCCTGGGCGAGGGGAGCAGCTGTGCGTGGAGCGCTCGCGTTATTGCATTGATGCGTAAAAAAGCGCACGGCGCAGTGGGAGCGCTCTGCTATTTGGAGAGAAAACCGCACTGTTTAAACATGCCACACTGTAGGTTTCATCACAACTTTTACAATCACAAGCTTCAATCAATGCCTTACTTTTCCTCCTCTAACTGTTGCTGATATTGTTCAAATTCCTCTTGAGTCATCCCCTGCGCGGCGGCGTCTGTTTTCTCTGCTTCGGGTTTCTCCTCCGTCAGTCCGCCTGTCAGGTTCTTCAGCTGTCCTCCCACCATGTTTTTTACCATGAAAGCCATGGCTGCGCCTCGGAGAGTCCTCTATTTGATCGGCTGAGAAGTTGAAGGCTTTGATGCGCTCTTGGATAGAGCGGTGGATGAATATCCGTCAAGTGACGCTCAAATCAACGCGCATGTAACTTTCAAAAGGCTCGGTGGGAGCAATCaaaccgggggggggggggggagggggggagatgaCTCCACCGGCGCGTCGGAAGCTGGCAGTTTCAGCACCACTGGCCCTGGACAGCTCCGCGCCGTGAAGGATGGAGAGGATCTGCTCAGTTATGAGTCAACAAGTTTGGCGCTGAACTCTACCAATCCTGTGACTCCGTCCGCAGCCACCACTCCCTCCACCCAATCCCAGGCACCGCCGGACTGGGTGCACTTGCATGGCGCGCGTCGGCATCGTGGGCTGCTCCCGTGATTCGCCGTCTGATTATAACTCACGATGGAGTCGGGCAGGACTCCGGGGGGAACAAACAACACGTGACGAGCCTCAGTGTCTCCTGGCTGTTTTTTGGTGCCTCTGTCTCACTCAGGGTCATCTGTGCGCTGGAGCCGAACTCACAGTTTGTCAACACACAAAGAGCTTCCTAATTGCAAATGAGTCAAAAGGCTGTCTATGAACCCACGGCACGAGCTCGGTTTATTGACTTAATCACTTAGAAATGATGAGTCGCCGCTGTCTTCACGAGTAGTCTGTGCTTTGTGTACACAACACGCTCATTTCCACTgaagtgtgttcagtgtgtgtatgcatctTCCAAATCCTCAGATT harbors:
- the cplx3b gene encoding complexin-3b, coding for MAFMVKNMVGGQLKNLTGGLTEEKPEAEKTDAAAQGMTQEEFEQYQQQLEEEKQEREANFAQKKAERATLRSHFRDKYRLPKNEVDETQIQQAGDDVVLPTELAKMIAEDNQEETHKQSVLGQLSNIQNVDIDQLKDKAQATLEDLKKQTENCSLM
- the LOC115005014 gene encoding growth arrest-specific protein 1, producing the protein MKCWCSALALLPWVLVALDAQLICWQALLRCHEEPECDLAYSQYLAACEGNIRGTRRQCPSHCINALIRLNHTRSGPDLETCDCAQDLECLAAKRTIEPCLPRRHPSDAGGIGCMEARQRCEEDSKCHTSLTAYLSYCGQLFNGRKCSSKCKATIQQMLFIPNGMLLNRCVCDGVERPFCEVVKENMSKLCSIGDHIVISDQPDVDDIYEDEDYDPKNDREELYVNASSSQRLSSCTMFLILPLALILY